Proteins from one Chelonia mydas isolate rCheMyd1 chromosome 14, rCheMyd1.pri.v2, whole genome shotgun sequence genomic window:
- the LOC102932000 gene encoding olfactory receptor 2B2-like — translation MTLLGNTTIIVVSWRDPHLHTPMYFFLSNLSFLDLCYTTSIGPQMLVNFRSTCKSVSWAGCVAQLYISLSLGGTECLLLAVMAYDRYTAICQPLHYTIIMSRRLCLQLAATSWLCGFGNSILQTILTLQLPRCGRNQIEHFFCEVPALLKLACVNTSANEAEVLASSVIFLLVPLGIILVSYGYISTAVLRIHSAQGRLKAFNTCTSHLAVVSLFYGTAISTYLQPPSSYSQARGKMVSLFYTMVTPMLNPLIYTLRNKEVHRALWRALGRNVTAQGT, via the coding sequence ATGACCTTGCTTGGAAACACCACCATCATCGTGGTCTCCTGGCGAGACCCCCATCTCCACACgcccatgtatttcttcctcagCAACCTCTCCTTCCTGGACCTCTGCTACACCACCAGCATTGGCCCCCAGATGCTGGTGAACTTCCGCAGCACCTGCAAATCCGTCTCCTGGGCTGGCTGTGTGGCCCAGCTCTacatctccctctctctgggcGGCAccgagtgcctcctgctggccgtcaTGGCCTACGACCGCTATACTGCCATCTGCCAGCCTCTGCACTACACAATCATCATGAGCCGCCGCCTCTGCCTGCAGCTGGCAGCCACCTCCTGGTTGTGTGGCTTCGGCAACTCCATCCTGCAGACCATCCTGACGCTGCAGCTGCCCCGGTGCGGGCGGAATCAAATCGAGCACTTCTTCTGCGAGGTACCGGCCCTGCTCAAGCTGGCCTGTGTCAATACCTCTGCCAATGAGGCCGAGGTCCTCGCCAGCTCGGTGATTTTCCTGCTGGTTCCACTGGGCATCATCCTGGTCTCCTACGGCTACATCAGCACCGCCGTGCTGAGGATTCACTCGGCCCAGGGCAGGCTCAAGGCCTTCAACACTTGTACCTCCCACTTGGCCGTGGTGTCACTCTTCTATGGCACGGCCATTTCTACGTATCTACAGCCTCCATCCAGCTACTCTCAGGCCCGAGGTAAGATGGTCTCTCTCTTCTACACCATGGTGACCCCCATGCTCAACCCCCTCATCTACACACTGAGGAACAAGGAGGTGCACAGGGCCCTGTGGAGGGCACTGGGGAGAAACGTGACAGCCCAGGGTACCTGA